Proteins from a genomic interval of Diospyros lotus cultivar Yz01 chromosome 6, ASM1463336v1, whole genome shotgun sequence:
- the LOC127804072 gene encoding kinesin-like protein KIN-8B isoform X2, which produces MVRERDRDIVRVSNDKEVLVLDPDLSKYYLDRIQNRTKERKYSFDFAFGPESTNLDVYRRSISSVIAGVVQGLNVTIFAYGSTGSGKTYTMVGTQDDPGLMVLSLHTIFDLIKTDNSSDDFGVSCSYLEVYNEVIYDLLEKSSGHLELREDPEQGIVVSGLRCVKVQSADKILELLNLGNSRRKTESTEANETSSRSHAVLEITVTRRQRNKYSGQVMKGKLALVDLAGSERASETNSGGQKLRDGANINRSLLALANCINALGKQQKKGLAYVPYRNSKLTRILKDGLSGNSQTVMVATISPADKQYHHTVNTLKYADRAKEIKTHIQKNIGTIDTHVSDYQRMIDSLQIEVCRLKKELAEKESRLCVKPTENAVDDELSWLNTLSQEISENVQDRINLQKAVFELEETNLRNRTELQHLDDAIAKQQSIEKEGAVVQALRARQQVILDNIRDNDEAGVSYQKEIEANEKRRCELQDMIEDAISSNGNKTYLRILSQYRLLGMANTELQFEIAMRDQIIHNQREAHRNLWDLLMAFGFDEKQILELAAKQGITIEDQTTRAAHLELSNRRPSLDLGYGRLSPVLDGPCSGGRSSCVFQHSRDLNSRTFSRHWDLARTFFMEEHHSSYYLMSHDHSPSAYLRRSTGHWVGGRPGSWFCTPNGPSLSLRNSYPQMKSRSSPYSEGYMPGSSFSADLAWQHKETWNNITRRHLRQGHHIGKSSTEDLFTNNRGSARNLFGHNPSEQSSGMLNPNCIFPDARASNHPDISQVLPSYVTPGPMSQFP; this is translated from the exons ATGGTGAGAGAACGTGATCGTGATATAGTCAGAGTGAGCAATGATAAG GAGGTACTTGTTTTGGATCCCGACTTGTCAAAGTACTACCTCGATCGTATTCAAAATCGGACAAAGGAGCGGAAGTACTCTTTCGACTTTGCATTTGGCCCTGAATCCACTAATTTG GATGTTTACAGAAGAAGTATATCTTCTGTAATTGCTGGAGTTGTTCAAGGTCTAAATGTAACTATATTTGCGTATGGCTCAACTGGAAG TGGTAAAACATATACAATGGTTGGAACTCAAGATGATCCTGGGCTTATGGTTCTCAGTTTGCATACAATTTTTGATCTTATCAAGACTGATAATAGCTCTGATGACTTCGGAGTGTCTTGCTCCTACCTTGAAGTTTATAATGAA GTTATCTATGATTTGCTCGAAAAATCCTCAGGTCATTTGGAACTTAGGGAGGATCCTGAACAAGGAATAGTTGTTTCTGGGCTTAGATGCGTCAAG GTTCAATCCGCTGATAAGATTCTTGAACTTTTAAATTTGGGGAACAGCAGACGAAAAACAGAAAGCACAGAGGCTAATGAAACATCATCACG TTCACATGCAGTTTTGGAGATTACCGTGACAAGAAGGCAGAGAAACAAGTACAGTGGTCAGGTTATGAAGGGAAAACTTGCCCTAGTGGATCTTGCTGGCAG TGAACGAGCTTCTGAAACAAATAGTGGAGGCCAAAAGCTAAGGGATGGTGCAAATATTAATCGTTCACTTCTTGCTTTAGCAAACTGCATTAATGCACTAGGAAAACAACAGAAGAAGGGTCTAGCTTATGTTCCTTACCGGAATAG CAAGCTGACACGGATCCTTAAAGATGGCTTGAGTGGTAATTCCCAAACAGTTATGGTTGCCACCATATCACCTGCTGATAAACAGTATCATCATACTGTTAATACCTTAAAATATGCCGACCGAGCTAAGGAAATTAAGACACACATCCAG AAGAACATCGGCACCATTGATACCCATGTATCTGACTACCAACGCATGATTGACAGTCTTCAG ATAGAGGTCTGCCGCTTAAAAAAGGAGTTAGCTGAGAAGGAATCTCGGCTATGTGTGAAACCAACAGAAAATGCTGTGGATGATGAACTGTCTTGGTTGAATACATTAAGCCAAGAAATTAGTGAAAATGTCCAGGATCGAATAAACTTACAGAAGGCTGTATTCGAACTTGAGGAAACTAACCTTCGAAACCGCACTGAACTCCAACATCTAGATGATGCCATTGCAAAACAGCAG TCTATTGAGAAAGAAGGAGCAGTAGTGCAGGCTTTAAGAGCAAGACAACAGGTCATTCTTGATAATATTCGTGACAATGATGAGGCTGGTGTCAGTTACCAAAAG GAAATTGAAGCAAATGAGAAGCGTCGCTGTGAGCTACAAGATATGATTGAGGATGCCATTAGTAGCAATGGCAATAAAACCTACTTGCGCATTCTCAGTCAATATAGGCTCCTG GGAATGGCTAATACTGAGCTTCAATTTGAAATTGCAATGAGAGACCAAATCATTCACAACCAACGAGAAGCTCACAGAAACCTCTGGGACTTGCTCATGGCTTTTGGATTTGATGAGAAGCAGATATTGGAGCTAGCTGCCAAGCAAGGAATAACCATAGAAGACCAGACAACAAGGGCGGCCCATTTGGAATTGTCTAACAGGAGGCCATCATTAGATCTGGGTTATGGAAGACTTTCACCCGTGCTGGATGGTCCTTGCAGTGGAGGCAGATCATCTTGCGTTTTCCAACACAGTCGAGACCTTAATTCTAGAACATTTTCCAGACATTGGGATTTGGCTCGCACGTTTTTTATGGAGGAGCATCATAGTTCATACTACTTGATGTCTCATGATCACTCCCCGTCAGCATACTTGAGGCGTAGTACTGGACATTGGGTTGGTGGCAGGCCAGGCTCATGGTTCTGCACTCCTAATGGCCCTTCTCTTAGCCTTCGCAATTCATATCCACAGATGAAAAGTCGTTCTTCTCCATACAGTGAAGGCTACATGCCAGGTTCATCCTTTAGTGCCGACCTTGCCTGGCAACATAAG GAGACATGGAATAACATTACAAGGCGGCATCTACGCCAAGGTCATCATATTGGAAAGAGTAGCACCGAAGATTTATTCACTAATAACCGTGGATCAGCTCGCAATCTGTTTGGACACAATCCTTCAGAGCAAAGTTCTGGCATGCTAAATCCTAACTGCATTTTCCCGGACGCTAGAGCCTCTAACCACCCAGATATTTCTCAAGTGCTCCCATCCTATGTTACTCCAGGACCGATGTCTCAGTTCCCATAG
- the LOC127804072 gene encoding kinesin-like protein KIN-8B isoform X1: MPSIRAPATKKTTTLTVAVRCRPLMVRERDRDIVRVSNDKEVLVLDPDLSKYYLDRIQNRTKERKYSFDFAFGPESTNLDVYRRSISSVIAGVVQGLNVTIFAYGSTGSGKTYTMVGTQDDPGLMVLSLHTIFDLIKTDNSSDDFGVSCSYLEVYNEVIYDLLEKSSGHLELREDPEQGIVVSGLRCVKVQSADKILELLNLGNSRRKTESTEANETSSRSHAVLEITVTRRQRNKYSGQVMKGKLALVDLAGSERASETNSGGQKLRDGANINRSLLALANCINALGKQQKKGLAYVPYRNSKLTRILKDGLSGNSQTVMVATISPADKQYHHTVNTLKYADRAKEIKTHIQKNIGTIDTHVSDYQRMIDSLQIEVCRLKKELAEKESRLCVKPTENAVDDELSWLNTLSQEISENVQDRINLQKAVFELEETNLRNRTELQHLDDAIAKQQSIEKEGAVVQALRARQQVILDNIRDNDEAGVSYQKEIEANEKRRCELQDMIEDAISSNGNKTYLRILSQYRLLGMANTELQFEIAMRDQIIHNQREAHRNLWDLLMAFGFDEKQILELAAKQGITIEDQTTRAAHLELSNRRPSLDLGYGRLSPVLDGPCSGGRSSCVFQHSRDLNSRTFSRHWDLARTFFMEEHHSSYYLMSHDHSPSAYLRRSTGHWVGGRPGSWFCTPNGPSLSLRNSYPQMKSRSSPYSEGYMPGSSFSADLAWQHKETWNNITRRHLRQGHHIGKSSTEDLFTNNRGSARNLFGHNPSEQSSGMLNPNCIFPDARASNHPDISQVLPSYVTPGPMSQFP; the protein is encoded by the exons ATGCCAAGCATCAGAGCTCCGGCGACCAAGAAAACCACTACCCTTACT GTTGCTGTAAGGTGTAGACCGTTAATGGTGAGAGAACGTGATCGTGATATAGTCAGAGTGAGCAATGATAAG GAGGTACTTGTTTTGGATCCCGACTTGTCAAAGTACTACCTCGATCGTATTCAAAATCGGACAAAGGAGCGGAAGTACTCTTTCGACTTTGCATTTGGCCCTGAATCCACTAATTTG GATGTTTACAGAAGAAGTATATCTTCTGTAATTGCTGGAGTTGTTCAAGGTCTAAATGTAACTATATTTGCGTATGGCTCAACTGGAAG TGGTAAAACATATACAATGGTTGGAACTCAAGATGATCCTGGGCTTATGGTTCTCAGTTTGCATACAATTTTTGATCTTATCAAGACTGATAATAGCTCTGATGACTTCGGAGTGTCTTGCTCCTACCTTGAAGTTTATAATGAA GTTATCTATGATTTGCTCGAAAAATCCTCAGGTCATTTGGAACTTAGGGAGGATCCTGAACAAGGAATAGTTGTTTCTGGGCTTAGATGCGTCAAG GTTCAATCCGCTGATAAGATTCTTGAACTTTTAAATTTGGGGAACAGCAGACGAAAAACAGAAAGCACAGAGGCTAATGAAACATCATCACG TTCACATGCAGTTTTGGAGATTACCGTGACAAGAAGGCAGAGAAACAAGTACAGTGGTCAGGTTATGAAGGGAAAACTTGCCCTAGTGGATCTTGCTGGCAG TGAACGAGCTTCTGAAACAAATAGTGGAGGCCAAAAGCTAAGGGATGGTGCAAATATTAATCGTTCACTTCTTGCTTTAGCAAACTGCATTAATGCACTAGGAAAACAACAGAAGAAGGGTCTAGCTTATGTTCCTTACCGGAATAG CAAGCTGACACGGATCCTTAAAGATGGCTTGAGTGGTAATTCCCAAACAGTTATGGTTGCCACCATATCACCTGCTGATAAACAGTATCATCATACTGTTAATACCTTAAAATATGCCGACCGAGCTAAGGAAATTAAGACACACATCCAG AAGAACATCGGCACCATTGATACCCATGTATCTGACTACCAACGCATGATTGACAGTCTTCAG ATAGAGGTCTGCCGCTTAAAAAAGGAGTTAGCTGAGAAGGAATCTCGGCTATGTGTGAAACCAACAGAAAATGCTGTGGATGATGAACTGTCTTGGTTGAATACATTAAGCCAAGAAATTAGTGAAAATGTCCAGGATCGAATAAACTTACAGAAGGCTGTATTCGAACTTGAGGAAACTAACCTTCGAAACCGCACTGAACTCCAACATCTAGATGATGCCATTGCAAAACAGCAG TCTATTGAGAAAGAAGGAGCAGTAGTGCAGGCTTTAAGAGCAAGACAACAGGTCATTCTTGATAATATTCGTGACAATGATGAGGCTGGTGTCAGTTACCAAAAG GAAATTGAAGCAAATGAGAAGCGTCGCTGTGAGCTACAAGATATGATTGAGGATGCCATTAGTAGCAATGGCAATAAAACCTACTTGCGCATTCTCAGTCAATATAGGCTCCTG GGAATGGCTAATACTGAGCTTCAATTTGAAATTGCAATGAGAGACCAAATCATTCACAACCAACGAGAAGCTCACAGAAACCTCTGGGACTTGCTCATGGCTTTTGGATTTGATGAGAAGCAGATATTGGAGCTAGCTGCCAAGCAAGGAATAACCATAGAAGACCAGACAACAAGGGCGGCCCATTTGGAATTGTCTAACAGGAGGCCATCATTAGATCTGGGTTATGGAAGACTTTCACCCGTGCTGGATGGTCCTTGCAGTGGAGGCAGATCATCTTGCGTTTTCCAACACAGTCGAGACCTTAATTCTAGAACATTTTCCAGACATTGGGATTTGGCTCGCACGTTTTTTATGGAGGAGCATCATAGTTCATACTACTTGATGTCTCATGATCACTCCCCGTCAGCATACTTGAGGCGTAGTACTGGACATTGGGTTGGTGGCAGGCCAGGCTCATGGTTCTGCACTCCTAATGGCCCTTCTCTTAGCCTTCGCAATTCATATCCACAGATGAAAAGTCGTTCTTCTCCATACAGTGAAGGCTACATGCCAGGTTCATCCTTTAGTGCCGACCTTGCCTGGCAACATAAG GAGACATGGAATAACATTACAAGGCGGCATCTACGCCAAGGTCATCATATTGGAAAGAGTAGCACCGAAGATTTATTCACTAATAACCGTGGATCAGCTCGCAATCTGTTTGGACACAATCCTTCAGAGCAAAGTTCTGGCATGCTAAATCCTAACTGCATTTTCCCGGACGCTAGAGCCTCTAACCACCCAGATATTTCTCAAGTGCTCCCATCCTATGTTACTCCAGGACCGATGTCTCAGTTCCCATAG